A section of the Dehalobacter sp. DCM genome encodes:
- a CDS encoding SHOCT-like domain-containing protein, protein MSNASSERLKVLEMIQEGKITAAEGMELLKAIEESVPETNTALSILANRFLRIRVNGEKAAKVNVNIPMNLVKSVTKLANAAMAFIPPEAKGEIDKRGIDLEYLLNELIQELEQGSSGGKLVDIDVDDPKEGRIKVEVFVD, encoded by the coding sequence ATGAGCAATGCAAGCAGTGAAAGGTTAAAAGTCCTGGAAATGATTCAAGAGGGGAAAATCACGGCAGCAGAAGGAATGGAACTTCTAAAAGCGATCGAGGAAAGCGTACCTGAAACGAATACGGCTCTATCTATTTTGGCCAACCGTTTTTTACGGATCCGGGTCAATGGAGAGAAAGCAGCCAAAGTCAACGTGAATATCCCAATGAATCTGGTTAAATCCGTAACCAAACTGGCCAACGCGGCCATGGCCTTTATTCCGCCGGAAGCCAAAGGGGAAATCGACAAAAGAGGAATTGATCTCGAATATCTTCTGAATGAACTTATTCAAGAATTGGAGCAAGGATCCAGTGGGGGCAAACTTGTCGATATCGATGTTGATGACCCGAAAGAAGGAAGGATTAAAGTTGAGGTATTTGTCGACTAA
- a CDS encoding GGDEF domain-containing protein yields MEKSINRLGEFKDKKLEKEYHDDQVFKGIRVSRNIILIFCILHLLFFISDYFFILDIDTAVIIKYSLVHRIIVLVLGIIVYVLLTNPKDKTKTVPLILVFTLVVYLLHEYVAVKLAPVSIMSEAFNLLIVTLCLFMIPNRWIFNVITACLLFIIFIALIPWTIPNVIIGSAVNLIIYLVIHIVVISALIYQNGKQRRLNYLQQLQLEILVKTDTLTKASNRAACDSILNEMCAGHVPFSLILFDIDDFKRINDTYGHMVGDDVIVKMVDTVKAAVRQEDIVARWGGEEFIVILPKTTLRIAKDIANRLRELIEEIEHDKVTGKVTASFGVTEFGEGDEKRKLISRVDQLLYLAKEYGKNRVIAG; encoded by the coding sequence ATGGAAAAGTCCATTAATCGCTTAGGTGAATTTAAAGACAAAAAACTGGAAAAGGAATATCATGATGATCAAGTTTTTAAAGGGATAAGGGTAAGCAGGAACATTATCCTGATTTTCTGCATCCTGCATCTCCTGTTTTTTATCTCGGACTACTTCTTTATTCTGGATATTGATACAGCCGTAATCATCAAGTATTCATTGGTTCATCGAATTATCGTGTTAGTCCTTGGGATCATTGTTTATGTCCTGCTTACGAACCCAAAAGATAAGACGAAGACCGTTCCTCTCATCCTCGTTTTTACGCTGGTCGTCTACCTGTTACACGAGTACGTTGCCGTTAAGCTTGCTCCAGTTAGTATCATGTCCGAGGCGTTTAATCTGTTGATTGTTACATTATGTCTGTTTATGATACCTAACCGGTGGATCTTTAATGTTATTACGGCGTGTTTGTTATTTATCATTTTTATCGCGCTGATACCGTGGACTATTCCCAATGTTATTATTGGTTCTGCAGTCAATCTCATAATCTATTTAGTCATACACATCGTTGTGATCAGTGCGTTAATCTATCAAAACGGAAAACAAAGACGGTTGAATTACTTACAGCAATTACAGCTGGAAATACTGGTTAAAACAGATACCTTGACCAAAGCATCCAATCGAGCAGCGTGTGATAGTATACTTAATGAAATGTGCGCCGGCCACGTTCCGTTTTCTCTTATTTTATTTGATATCGATGATTTCAAACGCATCAATGATACCTACGGCCATATGGTGGGAGATGATGTCATTGTAAAAATGGTTGATACCGTGAAAGCAGCAGTCAGACAAGAGGACATTGTCGCCCGATGGGGCGGAGAGGAATTTATCGTCATTCTTCCGAAGACAACGCTAAGAATTGCCAAGGATATTGCCAATCGGCTCAGAGAACTTATTGAAGAAATTGAACATGATAAAGTTACAGGAAAGGTCACAGCAAGCTTTGGCGTCACCGAATTTGGCGAAGGGGATGAAAAGCGGAAACTCATCAGCCGGGTCGATCAGTTGCTTTATTTGGCCAAAGAATATGGCAAGAATCGGGTTATCGCAGGCTAA
- a CDS encoding ABC transporter permease subunit: MNAMQRAMIYKDIREVTGDKQILMPMLIVPVVMMVILPLILVIGARYGVSAINGMDYMINALGDQFADLTNAQLLFEIALNYMFPVFFLLIPIMSGSIIGASSFVGEKEHKTMESLFYTPISIRELFNAKVVATAVPAIVITLLSAVVFGIVMNIGGWMYFGKIVFPSIKWLILILWVSPAVTILSIYFMVLVSAKAKTFQEAQQTSAFIIIPVILLLVGQMTGLFVLNEAILGGFGAVVFMIDFILMRKAAARFVPEKLI, from the coding sequence ATGAACGCCATGCAGCGTGCCATGATCTATAAAGATATTCGGGAGGTCACAGGAGATAAACAAATACTCATGCCGATGCTGATTGTGCCGGTAGTCATGATGGTGATATTACCATTAATCCTCGTTATCGGGGCACGATATGGGGTCTCGGCGATTAATGGTATGGATTATATGATCAACGCTTTAGGCGACCAGTTCGCAGACCTGACTAACGCCCAACTCCTCTTTGAAATTGCTTTGAACTACATGTTCCCTGTGTTTTTTCTCCTGATACCGATCATGTCCGGCAGTATCATCGGGGCCAGCAGTTTTGTCGGGGAGAAAGAACATAAAACCATGGAATCTCTCTTTTATACCCCGATCAGTATCCGCGAGCTCTTTAACGCCAAGGTTGTTGCTACCGCGGTACCGGCTATTGTGATTACGTTGCTTTCTGCCGTTGTCTTTGGCATCGTTATGAATATCGGGGGATGGATGTACTTTGGGAAAATCGTTTTTCCCAGCATCAAATGGTTGATCCTGATCTTATGGGTCTCTCCTGCCGTGACGATTCTATCCATCTATTTTATGGTTCTCGTTTCAGCGAAAGCGAAGACCTTTCAAGAAGCACAGCAAACTAGCGCGTTTATTATTATCCCGGTCATTTTACTTTTGGTAGGGCAGATGACGGGATTGTTCGTGCTGAATGAGGCTATTCTTGGCGGATTCGGTGCTGTCGTCTTTATGATTGACTTTATACTGATGCGGAAGGCAGCAGCACGTTTTGTTCCGGAGAAGCTGATATAA
- a CDS encoding DUF2089 domain-containing protein, which yields MKHNSGSILEVNITKYKAPGLCPICGQSLHVSKLNCMHCNTTLEGQFAPCKFCLLPPDQLEFIEVFMKCRGNIKDVEKELGISYPTVRGRLDSAIQALGYKVEVGTDSQEDRENRKEILDALDRGEITSQEAASRLKKVGK from the coding sequence GTGAAACATAACAGTGGTTCCATTTTGGAGGTGAATATCACGAAATACAAAGCGCCGGGTTTGTGTCCGATCTGCGGACAGAGCCTTCATGTGAGCAAACTGAACTGTATGCACTGTAACACGACGTTGGAAGGGCAGTTTGCTCCGTGTAAATTCTGTCTGCTCCCTCCCGATCAACTCGAATTTATCGAAGTTTTTATGAAATGCCGCGGCAATATCAAAGATGTGGAAAAAGAACTGGGAATCTCCTATCCCACGGTCAGAGGACGATTAGACAGTGCGATCCAAGCCTTGGGTTATAAAGTAGAGGTTGGTACAGATTCCCAGGAGGACCGAGAAAACCGCAAAGAGATTTTAGATGCGCTGGATCGCGGAGAAATAACCTCCCAGGAGGCTGCCAGCCGACTAAAAAAGGTTGGAAAATAA
- a CDS encoding glycosyltransferase: MTPPFITYSTFHRLGLNVRNLNALLLNTTDDFELHIIDSNSQDGTWDFIKSLSDSRIKSITRLPMNYGPIYALNYNLARRKPDQYFIVLESDVYHYVPDWISRFMKVFDMFPDVGLLGLARSHPYPVYYPEVSLQEKNGVQYLQLMHTEVGNVMDFVPGQCQFLRPELIDLIGYWSEENGYGDAELSLRVTKYTPFKAGYVIDVPIDMIQSVPCESCEGRPWCQLDKVNTTCFNIWKSKHRNESFVLTNGTRKYLECFDELRQGKRTVYCASIHDPDSYKNHLYHMDWALENFDYYANNSN; this comes from the coding sequence ATGACACCACCTTTTATCACCTACTCAACCTTTCACCGGCTCGGTTTGAATGTCAGAAACCTGAACGCATTACTGTTAAATACGACAGATGATTTCGAGCTTCACATCATCGATAGCAATTCCCAGGACGGCACCTGGGATTTTATCAAGAGCTTAAGCGACAGCCGGATAAAATCGATAACACGGCTGCCGATGAATTACGGTCCAATCTATGCGCTGAACTACAATCTAGCCCGCAGAAAACCCGACCAGTATTTTATTGTTCTTGAAAGTGATGTCTATCATTATGTCCCGGATTGGATCAGTCGTTTTATGAAGGTGTTTGATATGTTCCCCGATGTTGGGCTTCTGGGATTAGCCCGATCACACCCGTACCCGGTTTATTATCCCGAAGTATCCCTGCAAGAAAAAAATGGCGTTCAATATCTGCAGTTAATGCACACCGAGGTTGGCAATGTTATGGATTTCGTTCCCGGACAATGCCAATTCTTAAGACCGGAGCTCATCGACCTAATCGGTTATTGGAGCGAAGAAAACGGCTACGGAGATGCCGAATTGTCGCTTAGAGTGACTAAATACACCCCGTTTAAAGCCGGATACGTTATCGACGTCCCTATCGATATGATTCAGAGTGTTCCCTGTGAATCCTGTGAAGGACGCCCATGGTGTCAGCTTGACAAGGTTAATACGACCTGTTTCAACATTTGGAAGAGCAAGCATCGAAATGAATCCTTTGTGTTAACAAACGGTACCCGAAAATATCTGGAATGTTTCGACGAACTAAGGCAGGGCAAGAGAACAGTCTATTGTGCATCGATTCATGATCCTGATTCCTACAAAAATCACCTCTACCATATGGATTGGGCCCTGGAGAATTTCGATTACTATGCCAACAATTCCAATTAG
- a CDS encoding ABC transporter ATP-binding protein → MNAIEINKLKKSYDGRTYALNETSFTIAQGEVFGFLGPNGSGKTTTVRLLNGILEPSGGRATVMGKDIIKDRAGIHQLCGVMTETALMYENLTGMENLSFFGRLHGMNDKAIQKRGFELLESFEIIDAKDKKLKAYSTGMKRRLSLARALLHSPKVLFLDEPTSGLDPEAAMNVTQMIRKLSMHQGVTVFVCTHQLKYAEEICTYYGFIHEGKIIGLGTFEQLLKQKDSKIYLEIRGEKLPEIAASVITPEGRLRIPIMGDSEVTQVLADILARGGKVYEAKQVRWNLEDLYFSFQRGVIL, encoded by the coding sequence ATGAACGCTATTGAAATCAATAAACTGAAAAAATCCTATGACGGCCGTACGTATGCCTTGAATGAAACCAGCTTTACCATCGCTCAGGGCGAAGTGTTCGGCTTCCTGGGTCCCAACGGATCGGGAAAAACGACCACGGTAAGGTTGCTTAATGGGATTCTTGAACCATCGGGCGGTCGGGCCACGGTAATGGGTAAGGACATAATAAAAGATCGGGCGGGTATCCATCAACTTTGCGGGGTAATGACTGAGACAGCCTTGATGTACGAAAACCTGACGGGTATGGAAAATCTCTCGTTCTTTGGCAGGCTGCATGGGATGAATGATAAGGCTATCCAAAAGCGGGGATTTGAACTGCTGGAATCATTCGAAATCATTGACGCTAAGGACAAGAAGCTGAAAGCGTACAGCACGGGTATGAAACGACGTTTGTCCCTGGCTCGGGCGCTGCTGCACAGCCCGAAGGTTTTATTTCTGGATGAACCGACGTCGGGATTAGATCCAGAAGCCGCAATGAACGTGACTCAAATGATCCGTAAACTATCCATGCACCAAGGCGTCACCGTCTTCGTCTGTACCCATCAGCTGAAATATGCCGAGGAAATCTGCACCTATTATGGATTTATCCACGAGGGTAAGATCATCGGCTTAGGTACTTTTGAGCAACTATTAAAACAAAAGGATAGTAAGATCTACTTGGAAATAAGAGGCGAAAAACTCCCGGAGATCGCCGCGTCGGTAATAACACCGGAAGGCAGGCTGCGAATTCCGATCATGGGCGATTCGGAGGTCACTCAGGTCCTTGCCGATATTCTTGCGCGTGGCGGTAAGGTCTATGAAGCGAAGCAAGTGCGCTGGAATCTTGAAGATTTATATTTTAGTTTTCAGAGGGGTGTGATTTTATGA
- a CDS encoding DUF2334 domain-containing protein, which produces MKKGVIRLILCILIIITLVLISAWYTHRQENNNAVSAEKSAEKIALVRLEDVGPGEHYKLQENIDKLMVLADYLQQEGIPFSVSLIPRMVEPDRNYDVSIGDDTPYTQQFLAAMKGLEQRGGIIGVHGYTHQSGSSRSVAGYEFYSKAKNPDVPNTFTYAEERADKAIALFNQVGIKPAYWETPHYSASAHQLVAFQKKFGIIYENNYYYPEAWKRYAVLNENDQYYCGLDVVPAPIGHLNSPDRLSAMLAVLDDPEKSGTLASFYVHPTYEFQFIKKVELENGKTQYVYDENSLLHQCVREFKSRGYQFVSLYSLVGFVPAQREEKILFNPGDELYAGQFVKGTPGNSLLVWNKKADQWHMYQYTAPWFVPRDLKAFADRGVWLKDLALPKGTIPLTGYFINNARQDLMLFNPVSRKVILAENDGDKFIPQDMPMTAFNNLKKAQPLAGDLNGDGLTDLFLYDRDNSRIGTAINTGGTFTDFSWQPFSLLKKENLQLTVGDYNGDGRCDIVILDPDKNLGYLLSGNTSNNFTLGDRINNQIQIKEDERITTADVNGDGKDDLLIINPNGLWQYAISNGSEFDSVRSYGPWGQGKDEAALAADINGDNKADLVMIDHAAGRYNMNTAISVLDTNL; this is translated from the coding sequence ATGAAAAAAGGCGTAATCCGTTTGATCCTATGTATTTTGATAATAATTACATTGGTCTTAATATCCGCCTGGTACACCCACCGCCAAGAAAACAATAATGCCGTCTCTGCGGAAAAATCCGCAGAAAAGATAGCTCTGGTACGCTTGGAGGATGTCGGCCCCGGCGAACATTACAAACTTCAAGAGAACATAGATAAACTGATGGTCCTGGCTGATTATCTGCAACAGGAAGGCATCCCCTTTTCTGTCTCATTGATTCCACGCATGGTGGAACCGGATAGAAACTATGATGTTTCGATTGGCGACGACACGCCCTATACCCAGCAATTCCTGGCTGCAATGAAAGGCCTGGAACAGAGAGGCGGTATTATCGGAGTCCACGGTTATACACACCAAAGCGGAAGCAGCCGTAGTGTTGCCGGATATGAATTTTACAGTAAAGCGAAAAATCCGGATGTACCAAACACTTTTACCTACGCCGAAGAACGTGCGGACAAAGCCATTGCCTTATTTAATCAAGTCGGGATCAAACCGGCCTATTGGGAAACGCCGCATTACAGCGCATCTGCTCACCAACTGGTCGCTTTTCAAAAAAAATTCGGTATAATTTATGAAAATAATTACTATTATCCGGAAGCGTGGAAAAGATACGCTGTCCTGAATGAGAATGATCAGTATTACTGCGGTTTGGACGTTGTGCCTGCTCCCATCGGTCATTTAAACTCACCGGATCGCCTTTCAGCCATGCTGGCTGTCCTGGATGATCCGGAAAAGTCCGGAACACTGGCATCTTTCTATGTCCATCCGACTTACGAGTTTCAGTTTATTAAAAAGGTAGAGCTTGAAAACGGTAAAACACAATACGTCTATGATGAAAACTCTCTCTTGCACCAGTGTGTGCGCGAATTTAAAAGCAGAGGGTATCAGTTTGTGTCTCTGTATTCCCTGGTCGGGTTCGTGCCGGCTCAACGGGAAGAGAAGATTCTGTTTAATCCGGGTGATGAATTATATGCGGGTCAATTTGTCAAGGGTACTCCGGGGAATTCTCTGCTTGTGTGGAATAAGAAAGCAGATCAGTGGCACATGTATCAGTACACCGCACCTTGGTTTGTGCCAAGGGATTTAAAAGCCTTTGCGGATAGGGGAGTCTGGCTAAAAGATTTAGCACTGCCCAAAGGCACAATTCCTTTAACCGGGTATTTTATTAATAACGCCAGGCAGGACCTCATGCTATTCAACCCGGTTTCGAGGAAAGTCATTCTGGCTGAAAACGACGGCGATAAATTCATTCCCCAGGATATGCCGATGACTGCGTTCAATAACTTGAAAAAGGCCCAACCTTTGGCTGGCGACCTGAATGGCGACGGCCTGACTGACCTTTTCCTTTATGACAGAGACAATAGCCGAATTGGAACAGCAATCAATACAGGCGGTACCTTCACCGATTTTTCATGGCAGCCCTTTAGTTTGCTTAAAAAAGAAAATCTTCAGCTGACAGTCGGAGATTATAATGGTGACGGGCGATGTGACATAGTCATCTTGGATCCGGATAAAAATCTAGGATATTTGCTATCCGGGAATACATCAAACAACTTCACTCTTGGAGATCGGATAAATAATCAAATCCAGATTAAAGAAGACGAACGTATCACCACCGCCGACGTCAACGGTGATGGCAAGGACGACTTGCTCATTATCAACCCGAATGGCCTTTGGCAATATGCCATCTCCAACGGCAGTGAATTTGACTCCGTAAGATCTTACGGCCCATGGGGGCAAGGGAAAGATGAAGCTGCTCTCGCCGCCGATATTAATGGTGATAACAAGGCCGATCTGGTTATGATCGATCATGCGGCCGGCCGTTACAACATGAATACCGCCATATCCGTTTTGGATACGAACTTATAA
- a CDS encoding uroporphyrinogen decarboxylase family protein: protein MNLRENVMAIYNRKQPDYYGDLMAALEFVIDPVFERDGMIPQDGKEHKDSWGTVKMFLPGSPGAHPHLTPENIVIKDIEKWEEQLVVPTIDDLDWSKARAQAASIKRDEKLAAIFSPGGLFERSHFLMGFENALMSYMEYPDEMKALLRKIADYKIAFIRKVAEECHPDIIFYHDDWGSKQNLLLPPRVWRDIIKPLQKEIADTIHDCGMIYMHHADCICQPIVQDMVEIGVDVWQGVIAQNDIVEIQRITQGKMALVGGIDGPKIDIENITEEAIRAEVRRAIDTYCPAGRFYPSIPNGVCFREWNNQIVMDELASYGKKYAQEHPIANS from the coding sequence ATGAACTTAAGGGAAAACGTTATGGCTATTTACAACAGAAAACAGCCGGATTATTACGGGGATCTGATGGCCGCGCTTGAATTCGTCATAGACCCGGTATTCGAACGAGATGGAATGATCCCGCAGGATGGGAAAGAACACAAAGATTCGTGGGGTACTGTCAAAATGTTTCTGCCCGGCTCTCCGGGAGCGCATCCGCATCTAACACCGGAAAATATCGTCATTAAGGACATTGAAAAATGGGAAGAACAGCTCGTCGTACCGACAATCGATGATCTTGACTGGTCTAAAGCAAGGGCTCAGGCGGCTTCGATCAAAAGAGATGAAAAACTGGCAGCTATCTTTTCTCCGGGAGGCCTTTTTGAACGCAGCCATTTTCTGATGGGTTTCGAGAATGCGTTAATGAGTTATATGGAATATCCGGATGAAATGAAAGCATTGCTCAGAAAAATTGCCGATTACAAAATAGCTTTTATCAGGAAAGTTGCTGAGGAATGTCACCCTGATATCATCTTCTACCATGATGACTGGGGTTCCAAACAAAATCTGTTATTACCCCCAAGAGTATGGCGGGATATCATCAAACCGCTGCAGAAAGAGATTGCAGATACGATCCATGACTGCGGCATGATCTACATGCACCATGCGGACTGCATATGTCAGCCCATTGTCCAAGACATGGTTGAGATCGGTGTGGATGTCTGGCAAGGCGTTATCGCTCAAAACGATATCGTCGAAATTCAGCGTATTACTCAGGGGAAGATGGCGTTGGTCGGCGGCATCGACGGACCGAAGATTGATATCGAGAACATCACGGAAGAAGCCATTCGGGCGGAAGTCAGACGGGCGATTGATACCTACTGTCCGGCCGGACGTTTCTATCCTTCTATCCCCAACGGCGTATGTTTCAGAGAATGGAACAACCAAATTGTCATGGATGAACTTGCTTCCTACGGCAAAAAGTACGCCCAGGAACATCCCATCGCCAATTCGTGA
- a CDS encoding sensor domain-containing diguanylate cyclase, with protein MELKYYKIIVESSPNMIWKSGIDGNCNYFNNTWLEFTGRTIEQELGDGWAEGVHKDDLKNCLKVYLDSFHNRQPFEMEYRLLRADGEYRWINDRGVPFFEEGEFSGYIGSCIDVNEKVEGRHLKFKAQRDGLTEITNREYFEKMFLQEFKKAKKMKSPLSIIMIDIDNFKSVNDTYGHLAGDKVLIALAKTIQKEIRNIDLFGRYGGEEFIIALPEIEGSSAKSIAERLRKKIEKTKISYKKQALRVTASFGAAQLSDEKNPKELLDKSDQAMYLSKGNGKNRVTLFE; from the coding sequence ATGGAATTGAAGTATTATAAGATCATTGTTGAATCTTCTCCGAATATGATTTGGAAATCAGGCATCGACGGTAATTGTAATTATTTCAATAATACCTGGCTGGAATTCACAGGAAGGACAATTGAACAGGAGTTAGGTGATGGCTGGGCAGAGGGTGTTCATAAAGACGATTTAAAGAATTGTTTGAAAGTTTATCTCGATTCATTCCATAATAGACAGCCATTTGAAATGGAGTACCGTCTACTGCGCGCTGATGGAGAGTATCGATGGATTAATGACAGAGGAGTCCCTTTTTTTGAAGAAGGTGAATTTAGCGGCTATATCGGAAGCTGTATCGATGTCAACGAAAAAGTTGAAGGGAGACATTTAAAATTCAAAGCCCAAAGGGATGGTTTAACAGAAATCACCAATCGGGAATACTTTGAAAAAATGTTCCTGCAGGAATTCAAGAAAGCCAAAAAAATGAAATCCCCTCTTTCTATCATTATGATCGACATTGATAATTTTAAATCAGTGAATGATACATATGGACACCTTGCCGGGGATAAAGTACTTATTGCTCTTGCAAAGACAATACAAAAAGAGATACGAAATATTGACTTGTTTGGACGATACGGGGGGGAAGAATTCATCATCGCTTTACCCGAGATTGAAGGCTCGTCGGCTAAGTCAATTGCCGAACGTCTTCGGAAAAAAATCGAAAAAACGAAAATATCCTATAAAAAACAAGCTCTCCGAGTCACTGCCAGTTTTGGAGCCGCCCAATTATCCGACGAGAAAAATCCAAAAGAACTTTTGGACAAATCGGACCAAGCCATGTATTTATCTAAGGGAAACGGTAAAAATCGTGTCACACTTTTTGAATGA
- a CDS encoding EFR1 family ferrodoxin (N-terminal region resembles flavodoxins. C-terminal ferrodoxin region binds two 4Fe-4S clusters.), translated as MSTTIYYFSGTGNSLKIAKDLCCLLKDSEVVRITGKLVAQEIPVHSEKIGIVFPVFAEGVPLLVENFVRQINVVPHQTTYVFAISNFGESSGCSLTQLKQLLAEKNLILADTFEIQMPDNFNVFYPPAPEAEQNTMIGIQEKMMAGIAKIVNEATFSPTLDDTDTQDSWQRPEFVPYEIDKKFWLNDQCNSCGTCEKVCAAGNIRIADNTPSWQHHCEFCLACMHWCPNQAIQFEDKTTQWGRYQCPTITLKDMVV; from the coding sequence CCGGGACGGGAAACTCTTTAAAAATCGCTAAGGATCTTTGCTGTTTGCTGAAAGATTCCGAGGTTGTACGTATCACCGGCAAATTAGTTGCACAAGAAATTCCTGTCCATTCAGAGAAAATCGGCATCGTCTTTCCGGTTTTTGCCGAAGGCGTGCCGCTTTTGGTTGAGAATTTTGTCCGACAAATAAACGTTGTACCCCATCAGACTACCTATGTTTTTGCCATTTCAAATTTCGGTGAATCTTCTGGGTGTTCGCTCACCCAATTGAAACAACTCCTTGCAGAAAAAAATCTGATCCTGGCGGATACGTTTGAGATTCAAATGCCTGATAACTTCAATGTCTTCTATCCACCGGCCCCAGAAGCTGAGCAGAATACGATGATCGGTATCCAGGAAAAGATGATGGCGGGCATCGCCAAGATTGTTAATGAAGCAACTTTCAGCCCAACTCTGGACGACACGGACACACAAGATAGCTGGCAGCGGCCGGAGTTCGTTCCCTATGAAATCGATAAGAAATTCTGGCTTAATGACCAGTGCAATAGCTGCGGTACGTGTGAAAAGGTCTGCGCTGCCGGGAATATCCGGATAGCAGATAACACGCCTTCTTGGCAGCATCATTGTGAATTTTGTCTGGCCTGTATGCATTGGTGTCCAAATCAGGCTATCCAATTTGAGGATAAAACGACGCAATGGGGACGGTACCAGTGTCCAACCATCACACTTAAGGATATGGTCGTATAA